The sequence below is a genomic window from Methylocystis sp. IM3.
ACAATTCGACATTCTTGACGGGCTTGCGGTCGGCGGTCGTCCAGCCCCGCTTTTTCCAGTTCGTGATCCAGGAGGTCACGCCGCCGCGCACATATTGCGAGTCGGTATAGAGGTCGATGGCGCAGGGCCGCGTCAGCGCCTCGAGCGCCATGATGGCGGCCATTAGCTCCATGCGATTGTTGGTCGTGAGCGGCTCGCCGCCGCAAAGCTCCTTCTCGCGGTCGCCGAAGCGCAGGATCGCGCCCCAGCCGCCGGGGCCGGGATTGCCGGAGCAGGCGCCGTCCGTCCAGATCGAGACGCGCTTCGTCACAGTATGAGGCCGTAGCCGCTCATATCCGACACGGTGCGGTGGAAGCGCAGCTTGGCGAGATATTCGCGCGGGTCCTTTGGCCGCACCAGGGCGCCCGGCGGCACATTCAGCCAATCGACATAGCGGGTGAGCAGAAAGCGGAGGGCCGCGCCGCGCGCGAGCAGCGGGAAGGCCTCGATCTCGGCGGCCGACAGCGGCCGCAGCCGGGCATAGGCCTCGAGCAGCGCCACGCCCTTCTCAGGCGCATAGGCGTGCCGCTCGTCGAAGCACCAGGCGTTGAGGCAGATGGCGAGATCGTAGGCGAGCGCGTCGACGCAGGCGAAATAGAAGTCGATCAGGCCGGAAATTCTCTCGCCCAGAAAAAAGACATTGTCGGGAAAGAGATCGGCGTGAATGACGCCGGTCGGGAGCCCCGCGGGCCAGCGGCTCTCGAGCAGATCGAGCTCCGCTTCCACCGTCTCGCGCAAATCCTCGGCGATTTCCGCGGCGCGGCTGGCGGCGGGCGCGAAGAGCTTGCGCCAGGCGCCGACCGAGAGCGCATTGTCCCGGCGCAATTCGAAACCGGCCCCTGCAAGGTGAAGCTGCGCCAGCGCCTCCCCGAGCGCCGCGCAATGCGCGGGCTCCGGATGATGCACCGAATAACCGTCGAGAAAGGTGGCGATCATGGCCGGACGGCCGGCGAGCCTCCCGAGCGCTGCGCCGGCGCGGTTGCGCACCGGCTGCGGACAGGTGACGCCCTTGGCGGAAAGATGCTCCATGAGCCCGAGGAAAAACGGCAGATCGCCTTCCGCCACGCGCTTTTCGTAGAGCGTGAGAATGAAGCTTCCCGCGCTCGTATGCAGGAAGTAATTAGAATTCTCGACCCCCTCGGCGATGCCCTTGCAGGAGAGGAGGGCGCCGATGTCATAGGTCGCGAGAAAGGCGATCAGCTCTGCGTCGTCGACCTGCGTGTAAACAGCCATGGGCGTTTTTCCAGGAGCAACGCCCGTTCAGGCCATCGCCCGCAGCTCCTTCGGCAGCGGGAAGGACACGCTTTCATCCGCCGTCGAGACGGTCTCGACCGTGACCTCGTAACGTTCGGCGAACGCGTCCATGATCTCCTCGACGAGCACCTCCGGCGCCGAAGCGCCCGCGGTGATGCCGAGCGAGGATATGTTTCCGAAGATGTCCCAGTCGATCTCGCCCTTTCCCTGCACGAGCTGGGCGGGGGCGCCGGCGCGCTCCGCCACTTCGCGCAAACGCTGGGAATTGGACGAATTGGGAGAGCCCACCACGATCACCGCGTCGACATTGGGCGCGACTTCCTTCACCGCGGCCTGGCGATTCGTCGTCGCGTAGCAGATGTCTTCCTTGTGCGGGCCGACGATGGACGGAAAACGGCGCTGAAGCGCGCTGACGATTTCCTGCGAGTCGTCCAGCGAAAGCGTCGTCTGCGTCACATAGGCGAGATTTTCCTCGTTGTCGAAGCGCAGACCGTCGATGTCGTCGATGGATTCGACGAGCACCACCGCGCCTTCCGGCAATTGACCCATCGTGCCCACGACTTCCGGATGGCCCGAATGGCCGACGAGGAGCACGCGCCGCCCGCGCTTCCAGTGGATTTCCGCCTCGCGGTGCACCTTCGTCACGAGCGGACAGGTGGCGTCGATCGCGAGAAGATTGCGCGACTGCGCGTCGGCCGAAACCGCCTTGGCGACGCCATGGGCGGAGAAGATCACCGGCGCGGCGGTGTCGGGAATCTCGTCGAGCTCCTCGACGAAAATCGCCCCCTTGGATTTGAGCGATTCAACCACATAGCGGTTGTGCACAATCTCGTGACGGACATAGACCGGCGGCCCGAATTTCGCGAGCGCCCGCTCGACGGCGTCGATGGCGCGAACCACGCCGGCGCAGAAACCACGGGGGGAGCACAGAAGAATCTTGAGCGGCGGCTTCATGCCGCGGGGCTGAACATTCATGAATGGCGCCTTCGGCAAGGTTGTGCGCGGCCGCGCCGCGGATCGTCGGCCTTTCGCCCGTCCGGGCGACCATATCGGCGTCGATCGGCAGGAAGCAATGTCGCGCCAGCCGGGCTCTGTCAAGCCGACAGCCTGGCGAGGGGGCGGCAAGGGCCTCGCTCGCGCCCGCCGCGGAGCGGACTACCGATTCGGGCCGGCATAGGCTAACATCAGGAAAAATCCGACGGGCCAGCGCGGGTTTCGAACAAGGAGAGGGGAGGCTTCCCCCCTCGTTGCCAGCTGGAGGATTCATGTCGGATCTCGAAACCCTTCTCTCTTCGGCCCAGGGCGGCCAGCTCGTCGCCAATCTCGCCGACCGCTTCGGCCTCACGGAGGAGCAGATCGAAAGCGCCATCCGGGCGCTCTCCCCTGCGCTCGCCATGGGCCTCGATCGCGCCGCAGAGGAGCCGGAGGTCTTCGAAAAGACCGTCGGCGCGCTCGCCGGCGCCTCGCGCTATTCCTTCTTCGACGAGCCGGAGGCCGCGCACAGCCAGGACGCCGTCGATCTCGGGCGCGATCTCCTGAACGAGATGTTCGGCTCCCAGGCCGCGACCGGGCAGGTTTTGCAGGCGGCCGCGCGCGAATCGGGGGTGCGGGCGGACATACTCGGCCAGATCCTGCCAATCCTCGTCTCCGTGCTGCTCAGCGGGCTGACCAAATCCATCAATGACAAGGGTCTCGGCGGCCTGCTCGGGCAACTCGCGAGTTCCGGCGCGCTCGGCCGGATCCTGGAGCAGCTCCTTGGCGGCGGCGGCGCGCCCCGGCCCGCGCCCGAACCGGCGCCGCGGGGCAATTCGGGCGGCGGACTGGGCGGGCTGCTCGGGAGCGTTCTCGGCGCGCTGCTGGGCAGGCGCCCCGCGCCCCCTTCGGGGGGCGGAGCCGTCCGGCCGGGCGGCCCGCTCGACGCCGACGCCGGGTCAGGCGCCCTTCCGCCGGGGCTCGATCAGGCCGCGGTCCAGGAGGCGATCGACGAGATCAAGAAGACGCTCCAGATCGGGCAGAAAACCAATCGGCCGGCCGGCCAGAGCGGCGGCTCCGATCTCGAGGCCATCCTGGGGCAAATCCTCGGGAAGCGATGAAAACCGCCGGCCGGCGCGCTCACGGGCCGGCGCGGCCCTGGAGCGCGCTAGAGATTGGCCGAGACCGCGCCAAGATAATTGATCGACAGTTTCGCGCCGATCGCCTTGGCTCCCGCCACGATCACGATCGAAACGATGAAGGCGACGACGGCGTATTCGGTCGCCGTGAAGCCTCCGTTTTCCGCAAAAATGCGGCGAAGCCTTTCCTTCAATGAAGCCTCCTGCGCCAAAGCCTCCTCACGGGGTCGGAAGAGGCAAATAGCAGGTCACGCTGGCGCGAAGCCGCCGCTCTTGCGCCCGGCCGTCTTTTACGGCATCCATCCGGCCTGTGACGCGCGTCGGCTCTTGCCGCCGCCCGGCCATAGCCCGGCGCAGCCCTGCCGCCTTCTTTCGCGCCTTTCGGTCGTCCCACCCTAGATTTTATGGAAAACTCAGTCGAATCATGGCTCGCGACGTAACAGACACGAGGCCGATCGAGTCCCCTGAGGCGCTCGTAGAGTGGCTCGCCGCCGGCTGCAAGACCGTCGGGGAAACGCTGCGCGTCGGCACGGAACATGAGAAGATCCCCTTCTATTCGGACACGCGCGGACCCGTTCCCTATGAATGCGTCGACGGCCGCTGCGGCGTCGGCCGGCTGCTCGAGGGTCTTCAGGAGGCGACCGGATGGGCGCCCATCATGGACCGCGACGCGCTGATCGGACTTGCGCAGACGGATGGCGGCGGCGCGATTTCCATCGAACCCGGCGGGCAATTCGAACTCTCCGGCGCGCCGCTCGCGGACATTCACGGAACGGCCGCGGAGCTCGACGCGCATCTCTCCGCCCTCGCGGGCGTCGCCAGGGCGCTCGGCGTGGAATTCCTCGACCTCGGCGCCAGTCCGAAATGGTCGCGCGCCGAGACCCCGGCCATGCCGAAGCAGCGCTACCGGATCATGGCCTCCTATATGCCGAAAGTCGGGTCGCGCGGCCTCGACATGATGTTTCGCACGGCGACCATCCAGGCCAATCTCGACTTCGTCAGCGAGGCGGATATGGTCGAGAAGATGCGGGTGGGGCTCGCGCTGCAACCGATGGTGACCGCGCTCTTCGCCAATTCGCCCTTCCTGGACGGCAAGCCGACGGGCCGCCTCTCCCAGCGCTCCTACATCTGGCTCGACACCGATCGCGACCGCACCGGCATGCTGCCTTTCGCCTTCGAAGCGGGCTTCGGCTTCGAGCGTTATGTGGATTATGCGCTCGACGTGCCGATGTATTTCGTCAAGCGGGGCGATGTTTATCACGACGTCGCGGGTGCGAGCTTCCGCGACCTGCTCGAGGGGCGCCTGCCGCAACTGCCCGGCGAACGCGCCACCATCTCGGACTGGGCCAACCATCTCTCGACGATCTTTCCCGAGGTCCGCCTCAAGACCTATCTGGAAATGCGCGGCGCCGACGGTGGACCCCGCGCCCATATGACTGCGCTACCGGCGCTCTTCGCCGGCCTTTTCTACGACAGCGCCGCGCTCGATCAGGCGCGCCAGCTCACCAAGGGATGGAGCGCCGAGGCCCGGCAGAAGCTGCGCGAAGATGTTCCGGCGCTGGCGCTCGGCGCGACGATCGACGGCCGCAGCCTGCGCGACGTCGCCCGCGACGCATTGGCCCTGGCCGCCGCCGGCCTCAGGCGGCGCGCGAAAACCAATGATCAGGGCCAGGATGAGACGGTCTATCTCGCGCCGTTGGAACGGATCGTGGCGGAAGGCCGCACGCTCGCCGAGCGCCGCCTTGAAGCCTATCAGGGCGCCTGGAGCGAGTCGGTGGACGGCGCCTTCGCGGATTGCGTGATCCCGTTATAGAACCACCGAATCATCGCGCGCCCGCAGCCAACTTCAGGCGCTCAGAAAACCGCGCAATGACGCGCGGTATCCTCGAGCGCGTAGCTCAGCGCGGGAACAGATCGTTCAGGCCAAACGGCGCCATGGGCTGGAGCTGGGAGGTACGCTGCACGCCGTCGGTCATGGCGGCGTAGCCCATGGGGGCGACCGGCGCGCGGGCGATGTCGACGCGGACATGGCCGCCGATCTTGACGCAGCCGTTGGAGCCCGCAACGGCGACATAATCCGCGCCGTAGCGCGCGCAGTGATTTGAGGTCTCCGCCATCGCCGGAGCGGCCGAAAGAGACGCAGCGAGCGCAGCGGCCGCTGCGATCATCAGCGGCGCATTGGGGCGGAAGTCGGCGAACATCATTGGCGGCCTTTCTCCGATTGCGCGCCTCGAGGCGTCTGCAATCTCTTGCCCAAATCCGATTGCAGACGGGCCGGACGACGTCGCCGGACTCGATTCTGCGATCTGGACACTAGAGCTCAACATCATGGCAGCATCGTGTCCCGGACGGGTGACGCCTGCGTCACCTGTGTATTAAAGAACACGCTCCGCTTTATTTTTCGTTTACGCGAAAGGTTTGATTAAACAGCCTTTACAAATCGTTAACGCCCCAGTCGCCAATCGCGGCCTGCACGACCGCGAGCGCCGCCACCGCCGCCGTGTCGGCCCTCAGCACGCGGGGTCCGAGCGAGATTGGGGCGACATTGGGAAGGCGCGCGATAGCGGCGCGCTCGGCGCCCTCGAAGCCGCCCTCCGGCCCGACGAGAACCGATATTCCCTGCCCCGAGCGGCCGGAAAGCGCGGTCACGGGGTTGGCGACGGGGGCGTCCTCGTCGCAGAAGACGAGCAGCCGCCCCGCCGGAAAGGCGGCGAGGAAATCGACAAGATCGACCGCCTCGGCGGTCTCCGGCACGGCGAGGACGCCGCATTGCTCCGCGGCCTCGATTGCATTGGCCTTGAGCCGCGCCGAATTGACGCGGCGGACCTGGGTGCGGCGGGTGACGACAGGCGTGAGCCGGCCCGCGCCCATCTCCGTCGCCTTTTGCGCCATGTAGTCGAGACGCGCCTGTTTCAGCGGCGCGAAGCAATAGTCGAGATCGGGGCGCGGAGTCTGCGCCCGCGTCAGCCGCTCGACGCGCAGTCTGGCCGAGCGCCGGGCGGCCTCCGCGAGATGGGCGAGAAACTCGCCATCGCGTCCGTTGAAGAGAAGAATCGGATCTCCCGTGCGAAGGCGCAGCACATTGAGCAGATAATTGACGGCCTCGGGCGGGGGAACGAAGTCGACGCCCGGCGCCAGCGCCGCCTCGACGAAGAGGCGCTGCGCGGAAAAATCATAGTGGGACAAGTGTCGAAGTCCTGAGAGAAGCCCGCGGCGGGCCGGCCCCGTCGCCGATCGGCCGCCATGAAGCAGCCGTTTTGTTCGCGGACAGGTTGGCGAAAACTTGCGCGAGCGGCAAGCCTGCTGTTAACAGAAGAGCAACATTTGCAGAGCGGTTCCAAAATGAAGATCAGCGCCCCTTCCCTTTTGCGCGTCGTCGCGGGCCTGTCGCTCATGGCCTTCTGCGCCGCGGGCGGCGTCGCCCACGCACAATCCTGCCAGGAGGACTTTCAGAAACTGTCCGAGCGCCGCATGGCGCAGATTCAGGCTCTGAACGCCATCGGCAAGGCCGGCAAGGGCAAGATGGACCCCAACGCCGCCTGCCCCGCGGCCAAGAAGCTCGTCGGCGTCGAGAACGAGATGGCGGGCTACATGGTCAAGAACAAGGAATGGTGCAACATTCCCGACAATGTCCTGGAGGGCTTCAGGCAGGCCGCGAACAAGACCAAGACCTTCGCCACCCAGGCCTGCACGGCGGCCGCGAAGATGAAACAGATGGAGCAGCAGCAGCGCGAGCAGGCCGCGAGCGGCGGCATGGGCGCCCCGCCGAAACTTCCGTCCGGACCGCTGTGACCCTCTCACACGACGGCGGCGACGGCGCCGCCTTGCCCGACGCGCAGACCGACCATCCGCTCTGGCGCCATGCGCCTGAAAGCCTGCGCCCTTATGTCCAGCTCGCGCGGCTCGATCGTCCGGTCGGCTGGTGGCTCCTGCTGCTGCCTTGCTGGGAATCGAGCGCGCTCGCCTCGGCGGCGCTGCATCGCGCACCCAATCTCTGGCATCTGACGCTGTTCTTCATCGGGGCCGTCGTCATGCGCGGCGCGGGCTCGACCTATAACGATTACGTGGACCGCGACATCGACGTGAAAGTCGCGCGCACGCGCGGCCGGCCGCTGGCCAGCGGACGCGTCAGCCCGCGCGCCGCGCTCTGGTTCATCGTCGCGCAATGCCTCATCGGCCTTGCGGTCCTGCTTTCGTTCAACGGCTACACGATCGCGCTCGGCCTGCTCTCGCCGCTGATCGTCCTGGTCTATCCCTTCGCGAAACGTTTCACCTCATGGCCGCAGGCGATCCTGGGATTCGCCTTCGCCTATGGCGCCCTGCTCGGCTGGACGGCGCAGACCGGCTCTCTCGGCCTTCCGGCCTTGCTTCTTTACGCGAGCTGCATTCTCTGGACGATCGGCTTCGACACGATCTACGCGCTGCAGGACGTGCGCGACGACGCCATCGCCGGCGTGCGCTCGACCGCGCGCCTCTTCGGGGCGAAGGTCAAGCGCGCCGTAAGCGCGCTTTACGCAGGCTCGGCGCTCTGCGTTGCGCTCTCCGCCCATGCGATCGGCGGCGGCCTCTTCGTCTGGCTTGGCGTCGCGGCCTATTGCGCGCATCTTTCCTGGCAAGCGTCGCTGACGCAAGAAGGCGCGCCGACGGAGACCGCTCTCAAGCTCTTTCGCTCGAACCGCGACGCGGGCCTCCTGCTCTTTGCAGGCTTCTTCCTGCAAAGCTTGGCGAATCTCGCATGATTCTCACGAGAGGCGGCTAGAACCGCCGGCCTGGCGGGGCCGGATGGCAGGTCATCACGGCGATTTCGTCGCCATTGTCATATTTCATTTCGCCGCGGCCGACGTCGAGCGTATTGCGCACATGCTGCTCGCTGCACTTCTTCGCGCCGTCCTCCATACAGAGCCGATCCGTGCCGAAGGTGATCAGGCTCCTGTCGACGTTCATCACATAAACGACCCTCTCCTTGCGCCCATATCTGTCGGGGCCGGAGATATAGGAATCGCCCTGCTTGTATTCCTCGCCGACGCCTTCGCTCCACATGATCTGCAGGAATTGCCGGTCGGTGTCGATATCCACCATCGCTGTCTGATTCGAGCGCCCGCAATCGAGGTGAATCTCGGCGGCCCGCGCCGCGGGCGCGAGAAGCGCTGCAATCGCAAGAACGGCGTAGGCTCTCGTCATCTCATCCCCCTCCTTCACGAGGGCCGGCGCTATTTGCCTTCGAGCTCGCGCTTCTGATCCAGGCAGGAATCCAGCTGCGCGCGATTGAGCTCCCAGTAGGAAGCGCCGCAAAGCGCCTGATAGCGGCTGCTGTTGAAAAAGGACCACAGATTGTAGCCGCCGAGCAGCAGCGCGAGTATGGCTGCGACCTTCACGATCGTATTGAAGCGCGTGATTGGATCCGTCTCCGGCTCTGACATGACCGCCTCCCTCCGCTCAAATGTTGGGCCGCGCCGGCCATCCGTCAATCGCCCTGCTTCCGGCGTTCAGGCCGCGACGAGCGCGGACATGACGGAAAGGGGCGGCGTCGCTTTGATGTCAGGCCGGGCCGGTTCGTCCCGAAAATCAATCCAGCGTCTGACGGAACCGCATCACGGCGAGCGACATGGCCGCCACCGTGAAAGCCGCCAAGGCGCCTGCGTCCACCGCCAGATCCGCGAAACCCGACCCTTTCAGCATGACCGAGCGCACGATGCGCAAATAATGGGTGAGCGGGAGAACCTCGCCCAGATATTGCGCCCAGACCGGCATGCCATAGAAGGGAAAGAGGAAGCCCGAGAGCAGCATGCTCGGCAAGAAGAAAAAGAAGGTCATCTGAATCGCCTGTAGCTGGTTCGAGGCGATG
It includes:
- the rnhA gene encoding ribonuclease HI, giving the protein MTKRVSIWTDGACSGNPGPGGWGAILRFGDREKELCGGEPLTTNNRMELMAAIMALEALTRPCAIDLYTDSQYVRGGVTSWITNWKKRGWTTADRKPVKNVELWQRLEAAEERHDVAWHWVRGHSGDEMNERADALARAGMAPFLPRRRAPA
- a CDS encoding homoserine kinase translates to MAVYTQVDDAELIAFLATYDIGALLSCKGIAEGVENSNYFLHTSAGSFILTLYEKRVAEGDLPFFLGLMEHLSAKGVTCPQPVRNRAGAALGRLAGRPAMIATFLDGYSVHHPEPAHCAALGEALAQLHLAGAGFELRRDNALSVGAWRKLFAPAASRAAEIAEDLRETVEAELDLLESRWPAGLPTGVIHADLFPDNVFFLGERISGLIDFYFACVDALAYDLAICLNAWCFDERHAYAPEKGVALLEAYARLRPLSAAEIEAFPLLARGAALRFLLTRYVDWLNVPPGALVRPKDPREYLAKLRFHRTVSDMSGYGLIL
- the ispH gene encoding 4-hydroxy-3-methylbut-2-enyl diphosphate reductase, with the protein product MNVQPRGMKPPLKILLCSPRGFCAGVVRAIDAVERALAKFGPPVYVRHEIVHNRYVVESLKSKGAIFVEELDEIPDTAAPVIFSAHGVAKAVSADAQSRNLLAIDATCPLVTKVHREAEIHWKRGRRVLLVGHSGHPEVVGTMGQLPEGAVVLVESIDDIDGLRFDNEENLAYVTQTTLSLDDSQEIVSALQRRFPSIVGPHKEDICYATTNRQAAVKEVAPNVDAVIVVGSPNSSNSQRLREVAERAGAPAQLVQGKGEIDWDIFGNISSLGITAGASAPEVLVEEIMDAFAERYEVTVETVSTADESVSFPLPKELRAMA
- a CDS encoding DUF937 domain-containing protein, with protein sequence MSDLETLLSSAQGGQLVANLADRFGLTEEQIESAIRALSPALAMGLDRAAEEPEVFEKTVGALAGASRYSFFDEPEAAHSQDAVDLGRDLLNEMFGSQAATGQVLQAAARESGVRADILGQILPILVSVLLSGLTKSINDKGLGGLLGQLASSGALGRILEQLLGGGGAPRPAPEPAPRGNSGGGLGGLLGSVLGALLGRRPAPPSGGGAVRPGGPLDADAGSGALPPGLDQAAVQEAIDEIKKTLQIGQKTNRPAGQSGGSDLEAILGQILGKR
- a CDS encoding Flp family type IVb pilin codes for the protein MKERLRRIFAENGGFTATEYAVVAFIVSIVIVAGAKAIGAKLSINYLGAVSANL
- a CDS encoding glutamate--cysteine ligase, producing MARDVTDTRPIESPEALVEWLAAGCKTVGETLRVGTEHEKIPFYSDTRGPVPYECVDGRCGVGRLLEGLQEATGWAPIMDRDALIGLAQTDGGGAISIEPGGQFELSGAPLADIHGTAAELDAHLSALAGVARALGVEFLDLGASPKWSRAETPAMPKQRYRIMASYMPKVGSRGLDMMFRTATIQANLDFVSEADMVEKMRVGLALQPMVTALFANSPFLDGKPTGRLSQRSYIWLDTDRDRTGMLPFAFEAGFGFERYVDYALDVPMYFVKRGDVYHDVAGASFRDLLEGRLPQLPGERATISDWANHLSTIFPEVRLKTYLEMRGADGGPRAHMTALPALFAGLFYDSAALDQARQLTKGWSAEARQKLREDVPALALGATIDGRSLRDVARDALALAAAGLRRRAKTNDQGQDETVYLAPLERIVAEGRTLAERRLEAYQGAWSESVDGAFADCVIPL
- a CDS encoding 16S rRNA (uracil(1498)-N(3))-methyltransferase, whose amino-acid sequence is MSHYDFSAQRLFVEAALAPGVDFVPPPEAVNYLLNVLRLRTGDPILLFNGRDGEFLAHLAEAARRSARLRVERLTRAQTPRPDLDYCFAPLKQARLDYMAQKATEMGAGRLTPVVTRRTQVRRVNSARLKANAIEAAEQCGVLAVPETAEAVDLVDFLAAFPAGRLLVFCDEDAPVANPVTALSGRSGQGISVLVGPEGGFEGAERAAIARLPNVAPISLGPRVLRADTAAVAALAVVQAAIGDWGVNDL
- the ubiA gene encoding 4-hydroxybenzoate octaprenyltransferase translates to MTLSHDGGDGAALPDAQTDHPLWRHAPESLRPYVQLARLDRPVGWWLLLLPCWESSALASAALHRAPNLWHLTLFFIGAVVMRGAGSTYNDYVDRDIDVKVARTRGRPLASGRVSPRAALWFIVAQCLIGLAVLLSFNGYTIALGLLSPLIVLVYPFAKRFTSWPQAILGFAFAYGALLGWTAQTGSLGLPALLLYASCILWTIGFDTIYALQDVRDDAIAGVRSTARLFGAKVKRAVSALYAGSALCVALSAHAIGGGLFVWLGVAAYCAHLSWQASLTQEGAPTETALKLFRSNRDAGLLLFAGFFLQSLANLA